In a single window of the Pseudomonas entomophila genome:
- a CDS encoding pyridoxal-phosphate dependent enzyme produces the protein MPLHIATPLIESRPLSLAAGRPVWLKLEALQPCGSFKLRGVGHACETHHAQGARHFVSSSGGNAGLAVAYAGRKLGVPVTVVVPETTTERAKALLRLEDATVVVQGGSWQEANAHAQTLVGPGDAFIHPFDDPMLWQGHASMIDEVAAAGLKPAAVVLSVGGGGLLSGVVEGLERNGWHDVPVLAVETAGAASLHAAIAAGHTVELPAITSVATSLGAKRVAEQALACAHNHPLHSHLVSDREALEACERFLFDHRLLVEPACGAALALLNHPEALPAQGNVLVIVCGGATATLEQIHAWLDQAS, from the coding sequence ATGCCCTTGCATATCGCCACCCCGTTGATCGAGTCCCGCCCCCTGTCGCTGGCCGCCGGCCGCCCGGTCTGGCTCAAGCTCGAAGCCTTGCAGCCGTGCGGTTCGTTCAAGCTGCGCGGCGTCGGCCATGCCTGCGAAACGCACCATGCCCAAGGCGCCCGCCATTTTGTCTCCTCGTCCGGTGGCAACGCCGGGCTGGCGGTGGCCTACGCCGGGCGCAAGCTGGGTGTGCCGGTCACCGTGGTGGTGCCCGAAACCACCACCGAGCGCGCCAAGGCACTGTTGCGCCTCGAAGACGCCACGGTGGTGGTCCAGGGCGGTTCGTGGCAGGAAGCCAACGCCCATGCGCAGACCCTGGTCGGCCCCGGCGACGCCTTCATTCACCCCTTCGACGACCCGATGCTGTGGCAGGGCCATGCCAGCATGATCGACGAAGTGGCGGCGGCAGGCCTCAAGCCTGCCGCGGTGGTGCTCTCGGTCGGCGGTGGCGGGTTGCTCAGCGGCGTGGTCGAGGGCCTTGAGCGCAACGGCTGGCACGATGTGCCGGTGCTCGCCGTGGAAACCGCAGGCGCCGCCTCGCTGCACGCGGCCATCGCCGCCGGGCACACCGTGGAGCTGCCGGCCATCACCTCGGTGGCCACATCGCTGGGCGCCAAGCGCGTGGCCGAACAAGCGTTGGCCTGCGCGCACAACCATCCGCTGCACAGCCACCTGGTCAGTGATCGCGAGGCGCTGGAGGCGTGCGAGCGGTTCCTGTTCGACCACCGGCTGCTGGTCGAGCCCGCTTGCGGCGCGGCGCTGGCCCTGCTGAACCACCCCGAGGCGCTGCCTGCGCAGGGCAATGTGTTGGTCATCGTCTGCGGCGGTGCCACCGCCACCCTGGAGCAGATCCACGCCTGGCTCGACCAGGCAAGCTGA
- a CDS encoding DUF4225 domain-containing protein has product MSQREEYGERLDEAYWEVNAAASRLISYGCGVSAKHLSDRRLRMQFNRELAYYARRVLDDVYHRKSSAGDALIELRNERDRLKAQSERITLQAIGVIGGTGQIITGAGICYGSLGLLCATLGAPMIAHGGNNIYESARGLYEGRDDIEGPVKKGYREVSKSLGYTEREGTLAYLAADAALSVGALFRPVLKADAWRLYKYYSVDNEAAIRQMSTAAGVVETTTTGATAYQFNKEYRE; this is encoded by the coding sequence ATGAGCCAGCGCGAGGAATATGGTGAGCGGCTTGATGAGGCGTATTGGGAGGTGAATGCGGCGGCATCTAGGTTGATCAGTTATGGCTGTGGGGTCAGTGCCAAACACCTGAGCGATCGGCGGTTGCGGATGCAGTTCAATCGGGAACTGGCTTATTACGCGCGGCGAGTTTTGGACGATGTGTACCACCGTAAATCCAGTGCTGGGGATGCACTTATTGAGCTGAGGAATGAGAGGGACAGGCTGAAAGCTCAGTCGGAACGCATCACTTTGCAAGCGATTGGTGTTATTGGCGGGACAGGACAGATTATCACCGGTGCCGGTATTTGTTATGGGTCGCTTGGGTTGCTGTGCGCAACTTTGGGAGCGCCAATGATTGCGCACGGAGGAAATAATATATATGAGAGTGCAAGGGGGTTGTATGAGGGTCGTGATGATATAGAGGGGCCGGTCAAAAAAGGCTATCGTGAAGTCTCTAAGAGTTTAGGGTATACCGAGCGGGAGGGTACACTAGCATACTTGGCCGCCGATGCAGCGCTGTCGGTGGGCGCTCTGTTTCGGCCAGTTTTAAAAGCGGATGCATGGAGACTTTACAAGTACTATTCCGTTGATAATGAGGCTGCGATACGACAGATGAGCACAGCAGCGGGTGTTGTAGAAACAACCACAACCGGTGCCACGGCATATCAGTTTAATAAAGAATACAGGGAATGA
- a CDS encoding DUF3077 domain-containing protein has protein sequence MDKDEQAKGTGDPKIISLVERSKRRSVRDWVQAIPGLPTEDVLQETSIILGCITGLTYQALSKPKEAQTLMRATYYLSGMAKAMIDGQLPGSQAGKGERE, from the coding sequence ATGGACAAGGACGAGCAAGCGAAGGGCACTGGGGATCCGAAAATCATCAGCCTGGTCGAGCGCAGCAAACGGCGTTCGGTACGCGACTGGGTGCAGGCGATCCCCGGGTTGCCGACGGAGGACGTGCTGCAGGAAACATCGATCATCCTGGGCTGCATCACCGGGCTGACGTACCAGGCATTGAGCAAACCGAAAGAGGCGCAGACGCTGATGCGCGCCACCTACTACCTCAGCGGCATGGCCAAGGCGATGATCGATGGGCAGTTGCCGGGGAGCCAGGCTGGCAAGGGTGAGCGCGAGTGA
- a CDS encoding HlyD family secretion protein: MNQAVSPDPQPTLEHSRARHRQRWLRFGLAGAVGLALLAYGGHWWLAGRFLEQTDDAYVRADWAPISARVSGYVAEVAVADNATVKAGDLLVRLDARDFHDRLRKAEARLAVSEAAVQVQRMRLRTFAAEQDEQVQAIARAEAERGGSRGEAQRAEADWQRYQRLAEWQAASVQRMEQARATRIQAHALQRAADAELARQQARKAVLAQQGRQLEAELVQRQADLDQARAEVALARSALADTEVRAPFDGVVGQRKVRQQQYVTPGLPLLAVVPVAQAYVVANFKETQLAHLRPGQPVTLEVDTFGQHWRGTVDSLSPGSGAVFALLPPDNATGNFTKIVQRFPVRIHLDPAADGAPGLRPGMSVIATVDTRQARHER, translated from the coding sequence ATGAACCAGGCGGTCAGCCCAGACCCACAGCCTACCCTCGAACACTCCCGTGCCCGGCACCGGCAGCGCTGGCTACGTTTCGGCCTGGCCGGCGCGGTTGGCCTGGCGCTGCTGGCCTACGGCGGCCATTGGTGGCTGGCCGGGCGGTTCCTGGAGCAAACCGACGACGCCTATGTGCGTGCCGACTGGGCGCCGATCAGCGCACGGGTCAGCGGCTATGTGGCCGAGGTGGCGGTGGCCGACAACGCCACGGTCAAGGCCGGCGACCTGCTGGTGCGCCTGGATGCACGCGACTTCCACGATCGCCTGCGCAAGGCCGAGGCGCGCCTGGCGGTGAGCGAGGCGGCCGTGCAGGTGCAGCGCATGCGTTTGCGCACCTTTGCCGCCGAACAGGACGAACAGGTCCAGGCCATTGCCCGCGCCGAAGCCGAGCGCGGTGGCAGCCGGGGCGAGGCGCAGCGTGCCGAGGCGGACTGGCAACGCTATCAGCGCCTGGCCGAGTGGCAGGCGGCCAGCGTGCAGCGCATGGAGCAGGCCCGTGCCACGCGGATCCAGGCCCACGCCCTGCAACGCGCCGCCGATGCCGAGCTGGCCCGCCAGCAGGCGCGCAAGGCGGTGCTGGCCCAGCAGGGGCGGCAGCTGGAGGCGGAGCTGGTGCAGCGCCAGGCCGACCTCGACCAGGCCCGTGCCGAGGTTGCGTTGGCCCGCAGTGCCCTGGCCGATACCGAGGTCCGCGCACCGTTCGATGGCGTGGTGGGGCAGCGCAAGGTGCGCCAGCAGCAGTACGTCACGCCCGGCCTGCCGCTGCTGGCGGTGGTGCCGGTGGCGCAGGCCTACGTGGTCGCCAACTTCAAGGAAACCCAGCTGGCCCACCTGCGCCCGGGGCAGCCGGTCACGCTCGAGGTGGACACGTTCGGCCAGCACTGGCGGGGCACGGTCGACAGCCTGTCGCCGGGCTCCGGCGCGGTGTTCGCCTTGCTGCCGCCGGACAACGCCACCGGCAACTTCACCAAGATCGTCCAGCGCTTCCCGGTGCGTATCCACCTCGATCCAGCAGCGGACGGTGCGCCCGGGTTGCGGCCTGGCATGTCGGTGATCGCCACCGTGGATACCCGGCAGGCACGTCATGAGCGCTGA
- a CDS encoding LysE family translocator — protein MPAMLASLDLLSAFVLFAFVSSITPGPNNTMLLASGVNFGVRRTIPHALGISVGFMVLVLAVGLGLGEVFKAWPPLYSILRYAGAAYLLYLAWKIATSGPMSGDTASGRKPLGFWGAAAFQWVNPKAWVMAVGAITTYTPAQGYVFNVIVIAAVFALVNLPSVGIWVMFGSALRNLLRNPRAVVLFNVLMAVLLVISLYPLLFVESAFS, from the coding sequence ATGCCCGCCATGCTTGCCTCTCTCGACCTGCTCAGCGCTTTCGTGCTGTTCGCTTTCGTCTCGTCCATCACCCCAGGCCCAAACAACACCATGTTGCTGGCCTCGGGGGTGAATTTCGGGGTGCGTCGCACCATCCCCCACGCGTTGGGGATCAGCGTCGGGTTCATGGTACTGGTGCTGGCGGTGGGCCTGGGGCTGGGCGAGGTGTTCAAGGCCTGGCCGCCGCTGTACAGCATCCTGCGCTATGCGGGCGCCGCGTACCTGTTGTACCTGGCCTGGAAGATCGCCACCTCCGGGCCGATGTCCGGTGATACCGCCAGTGGCCGCAAACCGCTGGGTTTCTGGGGCGCGGCGGCGTTCCAGTGGGTCAACCCCAAGGCCTGGGTGATGGCGGTGGGGGCGATCACCACCTACACACCGGCCCAGGGCTATGTGTTCAACGTCATCGTCATCGCCGCGGTGTTCGCCCTGGTGAACCTGCCCAGCGTGGGGATCTGGGTGATGTTCGGCAGCGCGCTGCGCAACCTGTTGCGCAACCCGCGCGCGGTGGTGCTGTTCAATGTCCTGATGGCCGTGTTGCTGGTGATTTCACTGTATCCGCTGCTGTTTGTAGAATCGGCGTTTTCCTGA
- a CDS encoding DUF4225 domain-containing protein, with amino-acid sequence MKQKDEFGLRLDEAFWEVNATASRLISYGCGVSARHLQDRRLRMQFNRELAYYAKRVVEDVYEQRISPDEGLGLIKREKESLYAQSSRILNQLGGMAGGGSQVLTGVGSCLGSYGVGCVARGGPILAHGLNNFYENAKGLYEGRTDVVGPVRKRYQDAAKRLGYEEREANIAYYSADLYLSGRALRRMVPRRDAWRLFRYMESDKERAFRQMSKAGLALEVATSSITIKDLINEILK; translated from the coding sequence ATGAAGCAGAAGGATGAATTTGGCCTGCGGCTGGATGAAGCGTTCTGGGAAGTCAATGCAACGGCCTCTCGGCTGATTAGTTATGGATGTGGTGTCAGCGCGCGGCATTTGCAGGACCGGCGCTTACGGATGCAGTTCAATCGGGAGCTGGCGTACTACGCAAAACGGGTGGTGGAAGATGTTTATGAGCAAAGAATCAGTCCGGATGAAGGACTTGGGCTGATCAAGCGTGAAAAAGAAAGTCTGTACGCTCAGTCATCCAGGATTTTGAATCAGTTAGGTGGTATGGCGGGAGGGGGCTCACAAGTCTTGACAGGCGTGGGGAGTTGCCTTGGGTCTTATGGTGTTGGTTGTGTAGCGCGTGGAGGACCGATTCTCGCACACGGGTTAAATAATTTTTATGAGAACGCCAAAGGGCTATATGAAGGGCGAACGGATGTTGTGGGTCCTGTCAGAAAACGCTATCAAGATGCCGCCAAGCGTTTGGGGTATGAGGAGCGCGAGGCAAATATCGCTTATTATTCTGCAGACTTGTACCTTTCTGGGAGAGCGCTTAGGCGGATGGTCCCGAGGCGAGATGCATGGCGCCTGTTTCGGTATATGGAGAGCGACAAAGAGCGAGCTTTCAGGCAAATGAGTAAAGCTGGGTTAGCCCTTGAAGTGGCAACGTCCTCGATAACAATAAAAGATTTAATTAATGAGATTTTGAAATGA
- a CDS encoding helix-turn-helix transcriptional regulator, whose protein sequence is MTPTQERQLTLTVLKATLQALGSVAPRNLEILLHDLDHPERSVVAIVNGHLSGRQVGSPILAAPEQDQGFKALMQACADQQGYEPVVLPDYPTTLKGRTLRSATAIFRDRHGHPFASVCVNTDVTGLDAAMAFLQHFQPLGATPAPPTASEPADMTVLMAEIIQASVQRSAQGRMNRQAKVEAVRVMQERGLFIVKGGVEKAAEALGVTRYTIYNYLEQLRGEHAPAARD, encoded by the coding sequence ATGACCCCCACCCAAGAACGCCAACTCACCCTCACCGTCCTCAAGGCCACGCTCCAGGCCCTGGGCAGCGTCGCCCCGCGCAACCTGGAAATCCTCCTGCACGACCTCGACCACCCGGAACGCTCCGTGGTGGCCATCGTCAACGGCCACCTTTCCGGGCGCCAGGTCGGCAGCCCGATTCTCGCCGCCCCCGAGCAGGACCAGGGTTTCAAGGCCCTGATGCAGGCCTGCGCCGACCAGCAAGGCTATGAACCGGTGGTGCTGCCCGACTACCCCACCACCTTGAAGGGCCGCACCTTGCGCAGCGCCACGGCGATCTTCCGCGACCGCCACGGCCACCCCTTCGCCAGCGTGTGCGTGAACACCGACGTCACCGGCCTTGACGCGGCCATGGCCTTCCTCCAGCACTTCCAGCCCCTCGGTGCCACGCCGGCGCCCCCCACTGCCAGCGAACCCGCCGACATGACCGTGCTGATGGCCGAGATCATCCAGGCCTCTGTACAGCGCAGCGCCCAGGGCCGGATGAACAGGCAGGCCAAAGTCGAGGCCGTGCGCGTGATGCAGGAGCGCGGCCTGTTCATCGTCAAGGGCGGCGTGGAGAAAGCCGCCGAAGCCCTCGGCGTGACCCGCTACACCATCTACAACTACCTGGAGCAGCTGCGCGGCGAACACGCCCCGGCCGCCCGCGACTGA
- a CDS encoding amidase, giving the protein MIDVTEVSIAELRDALESGRTTAVELVKAYLARIDAYDGADTATALNAVVVRNPEALNEAEASDARRAQGQTLGPLDGIPYTAKDSYLVKGLTAASGSPAFKDLVAQRDAFTVERLRAGGAICLGKTNMPPMANGGMQRGVYGRAESPYNASYLTAPFASGSSNGAGTATAASYSAFGLAEETWSSGRGPASNNGLCAYTPSRGVISVRGNWPLTPTMDVVVPYARTMADLLEILDVVVADDPDKRGDLWRLQPWVPIPAASSVRPVSYLDLAANADSLKGKRFGVPRMYINADDEAGTSEKPGIGGPTGQRIHTRASVIDLWQQARQALEAAGAEVVETDFPLVSNCEGDRPGAPTVFNRGIVSKEFLHDELWELSGWAFDDFLRANDDPKLNRLADVDGPLIFPHDPGTLPNREDDLAAGMDEYVNMAKRGLKAWDQIATVPDGLRGLEQTRKIDLEDWMDEKGLDAVLFPTVADVGPADADVNPASADIAWSNGIWVANGNLAIRHLGVPTVTVPMGVMADIGMPVGLTFAGRAYSDNNLLKFAAAFESTGSRRMIPPRTPKLG; this is encoded by the coding sequence ATGATCGATGTAACCGAGGTTTCCATTGCCGAACTGCGCGACGCGCTCGAGTCCGGCCGCACCACCGCGGTCGAGCTGGTGAAGGCCTACCTGGCCCGCATCGACGCCTACGATGGAGCCGACACCGCCACCGCCCTCAACGCCGTGGTGGTACGTAACCCTGAAGCGCTCAACGAGGCCGAGGCCTCCGATGCCCGTCGCGCCCAAGGCCAGACCCTCGGCCCGCTGGACGGCATCCCCTACACCGCCAAGGACAGCTACCTGGTCAAGGGCCTGACCGCCGCCTCCGGCAGCCCGGCGTTCAAGGACCTGGTCGCCCAACGCGACGCCTTCACCGTCGAGCGCCTGCGCGCCGGCGGCGCCATCTGCCTGGGCAAGACCAACATGCCGCCCATGGCCAACGGCGGCATGCAGCGCGGCGTCTATGGCCGCGCCGAAAGCCCGTACAACGCCAGCTACCTGACCGCGCCGTTCGCCTCCGGCTCCTCCAACGGCGCCGGCACCGCCACCGCCGCCAGCTACAGCGCCTTCGGCCTGGCCGAGGAAACCTGGTCCAGTGGCCGTGGCCCGGCCTCGAACAACGGCCTGTGCGCCTACACCCCGTCGCGCGGGGTGATCTCGGTACGCGGCAACTGGCCGCTGACCCCGACCATGGACGTGGTCGTGCCTTACGCGCGGACCATGGCCGACCTGCTGGAAATTCTGGACGTGGTGGTGGCCGACGACCCCGACAAGCGTGGCGACCTGTGGCGCCTGCAGCCGTGGGTACCGATCCCGGCCGCCTCGAGCGTGCGCCCGGTTTCGTACCTGGATCTGGCGGCGAACGCCGACTCGCTCAAAGGCAAGCGTTTCGGCGTGCCACGCATGTATATCAATGCCGACGACGAAGCCGGTACTTCCGAGAAACCCGGCATCGGCGGCCCAACCGGCCAGCGCATCCACACCCGCGCCAGCGTGATCGACCTGTGGCAACAGGCGCGCCAGGCGCTGGAAGCGGCCGGCGCCGAAGTGGTCGAGACCGACTTCCCGCTGGTCTCCAACTGCGAGGGTGATCGCCCCGGCGCACCGACCGTGTTCAACCGTGGCATCGTCAGCAAGGAATTCCTGCATGACGAACTATGGGAGCTGTCCGGCTGGGCCTTCGACGACTTCCTGCGGGCCAACGACGACCCCAAGCTCAACCGCCTGGCCGATGTCGACGGCCCGCTGATCTTCCCCCACGACCCAGGCACCCTGCCCAACCGTGAGGACGACCTGGCCGCCGGCATGGACGAGTACGTCAACATGGCCAAGCGTGGGCTCAAGGCCTGGGACCAGATCGCCACCGTGCCCGATGGCCTGCGCGGCCTGGAGCAGACCCGCAAGATCGACCTGGAAGACTGGATGGACGAAAAAGGCCTGGATGCGGTGCTGTTCCCCACCGTGGCCGACGTGGGCCCGGCCGACGCCGACGTCAACCCCGCATCGGCGGACATCGCCTGGAGCAACGGCATCTGGGTGGCCAACGGCAACCTGGCGATCCGCCACCTGGGCGTACCCACCGTGACCGTGCCCATGGGCGTGATGGCCGATATCGGCATGCCGGTGGGGCTGACCTTCGCCGGCCGCGCGTACAGCGATAACAATCTGTTGAAGTTCGCCGCCGCCTTCGAGTCGACCGGCTCCCGGCGCATGATCCCGCCGCGCACCCCCAAGCTGGGCTGA
- a CDS encoding alpha/beta fold hydrolase encodes MELIPWSHECAEGFTLRGWRTPPSGRPLLHFLHGNGFCSLAYQPLLMRLGEHFDLWLSDVQGHGDSDHGGVFRGWNRTAALAVEAFAAERGEYGEVPRYAVGHSFGGVLTGLILAAEPGLFQRAVLLDPVLFSRGMIGMMGAAAMVGLHRRHTLARKAATRRSHWPDREAALASLQGRGIFKGWSDTALQAYVEHAIGDCGEGVVLKCRPSREVEIFSSFPERMWQNLARIQTPTRILYGQHTYPFVPHSVRRLAELNAQVTAQQVAGGHCFMQEDPAAAAEQVVAFLQG; translated from the coding sequence ATGGAGTTGATTCCCTGGTCCCATGAATGCGCCGAAGGCTTCACCCTGCGGGGTTGGCGCACACCACCGAGTGGCCGGCCGCTGTTGCACTTCCTGCATGGCAATGGTTTTTGCAGCCTGGCCTACCAGCCGCTGCTGATGCGCCTGGGCGAGCATTTCGACCTGTGGCTGAGTGATGTCCAGGGCCATGGCGATAGCGACCATGGTGGTGTGTTCCGCGGCTGGAACCGCACGGCGGCGCTGGCGGTGGAGGCATTCGCGGCCGAGCGTGGCGAGTATGGCGAGGTACCTCGGTATGCCGTGGGGCACAGCTTCGGCGGGGTGCTCACCGGGTTGATCCTGGCGGCCGAACCTGGGCTGTTCCAGCGTGCGGTATTGCTCGACCCGGTGCTGTTCAGCCGCGGCATGATCGGCATGATGGGGGCGGCGGCGATGGTCGGCCTGCACCGTCGCCATACCCTGGCGCGCAAGGCCGCGACCCGGCGCAGCCACTGGCCTGACCGCGAGGCGGCGCTGGCGTCGCTGCAGGGGCGGGGGATCTTCAAGGGCTGGAGCGACACCGCCTTGCAGGCGTATGTGGAGCATGCCATCGGCGATTGTGGTGAAGGGGTGGTGCTCAAGTGCCGGCCCAGCCGCGAGGTAGAGATCTTCAGCTCGTTCCCCGAGCGCATGTGGCAGAACCTGGCGCGAATCCAGACCCCGACGCGGATTCTCTATGGTCAACACACCTACCCCTTCGTGCCGCATTCGGTGCGCCGGCTGGCCGAGCTCAATGCCCAGGTGACCGCGCAGCAAGTGGCGGGCGGGCATTGTTTCATGCAGGAAGATCCAGCCGCCGCCGCAGAGCAGGTGGTGGCGTTCCTGCAGGGGTGA
- a CDS encoding Hcp family type VI secretion system effector, translating into MAYHGYMRIIGKLQGLISAGCGSQASIGNKCQAGHGDEIMVLSFNHSLSNPINAIRSTHHPVIVTKLVDKASPLLGQAVDGREVVDCDIHFYRTHPAGHREKYFSVRLDGALIVAQDLDVPHAVLMTDQEPEERLYIRYRTISWIHHAAGTSGHASWGEQP; encoded by the coding sequence ATGGCTTATCACGGCTACATGCGCATCATCGGCAAGCTTCAAGGCCTGATATCGGCAGGCTGCGGTTCCCAGGCGTCCATCGGTAACAAGTGCCAGGCGGGGCACGGCGACGAGATCATGGTGCTCTCGTTCAATCACAGCCTCTCCAACCCCATCAATGCCATACGCAGTACCCACCATCCGGTAATCGTCACCAAACTCGTCGACAAGGCCTCGCCCTTGCTTGGCCAGGCAGTGGATGGCCGGGAGGTGGTCGACTGCGATATCCATTTCTACCGTACGCACCCGGCGGGGCACCGGGAAAAGTACTTCTCTGTCAGGCTCGACGGCGCGTTGATCGTGGCTCAGGACCTCGATGTGCCCCATGCGGTGCTCATGACTGATCAGGAGCCCGAAGAGCGATTGTACATCCGCTATCGCACCATCAGCTGGATTCATCACGCGGCCGGTACCAGCGGGCATGCCTCGTGGGGAGAGCAGCCATGA
- a CDS encoding MDR family MFS transporter: MSAEEKVSARAWVAVIGGLFGCFMAGMNVHVTSAALPEIEGALGASFEEGSWISTAYLVAEISMIPLTAWLVRVFSLRRVMLVGSAIFLVSSVSCALAPSLEAMIALRVIQGASGAVLIPLSMQLIITELPASRIPLGMALFSLANSVAQAAGPSIGGWLTDMYSWRWIFLLQLPPGVALLAAVAWSIKGQAGDRSALRQADWLGIAAMALGLGALQVVLEEGGRKDWFDSRFIVTFSIAAVVALALFIQRQLWGTRPFINLRLLGSYNFGVSSLAMAVFGAATFGLVFLVPNYLSLVQGYSASEIGKSLIAYGLVQLLLAPLLPRLMRWLNAKLLVASGFAIMALGCWLGSQLTVDSGSNVIIPSTVVRGIGQPLIMVALSVLAVKGLDKAQAGSASALISMLRNLGGALGTALLTQLVSQRERFHSVRVGEGLTPFDAALQARLPGGMVDPQSPEVMQALALIDRSVREQAYLMAYSDAFYLSCVALLGCAFAALLLRNR, translated from the coding sequence ATGAGCGCTGAGGAGAAAGTCAGCGCGCGCGCCTGGGTGGCGGTGATCGGCGGGTTGTTCGGCTGCTTCATGGCGGGCATGAACGTGCATGTCACCAGCGCCGCCTTGCCCGAGATCGAGGGCGCGCTGGGCGCAAGCTTCGAGGAGGGCTCGTGGATCTCCACCGCATACCTGGTGGCCGAGATCAGCATGATTCCGTTGACGGCCTGGCTGGTGCGGGTGTTTTCGTTGCGCCGGGTGATGCTGGTGGGCTCGGCGATCTTTTTGGTCAGCTCGGTGAGCTGCGCGCTGGCCCCCAGCCTGGAGGCGATGATCGCGCTGCGGGTGATTCAAGGCGCTTCCGGGGCGGTGCTCATTCCGTTGTCGATGCAACTGATCATCACCGAACTGCCGGCCAGCCGCATTCCGCTGGGGATGGCACTCTTCAGCCTGGCCAACAGCGTGGCCCAGGCAGCCGGCCCGTCGATCGGCGGCTGGCTCACCGACATGTATTCCTGGCGCTGGATCTTCCTGCTGCAGTTGCCGCCCGGCGTGGCGCTGCTGGCGGCGGTGGCCTGGTCGATCAAGGGCCAGGCCGGGGACCGCAGTGCCCTGCGCCAGGCCGACTGGTTGGGCATCGCGGCCATGGCGCTGGGCCTGGGGGCGTTGCAGGTGGTGCTGGAGGAGGGCGGGCGCAAGGACTGGTTCGATTCGCGTTTCATCGTCACGTTCAGCATCGCCGCGGTGGTCGCCCTGGCCTTGTTCATCCAGCGCCAGCTGTGGGGTACGCGGCCGTTCATCAACCTGCGCCTGTTGGGCAGCTACAACTTCGGCGTCTCCAGCCTGGCCATGGCGGTGTTTGGCGCGGCGACCTTCGGCCTGGTGTTCCTGGTGCCCAACTACCTGTCGCTGGTGCAGGGTTACAGCGCCAGCGAGATCGGCAAGAGCCTGATCGCCTATGGGCTGGTGCAGCTGTTGCTGGCGCCCTTGCTGCCACGGTTGATGCGCTGGCTCAACGCCAAGCTGCTGGTGGCCAGCGGGTTCGCGATCATGGCCCTCGGTTGCTGGCTGGGGTCGCAACTGACGGTGGATTCGGGCAGCAATGTGATCATCCCATCGACCGTGGTGCGTGGCATCGGCCAGCCGTTGATCATGGTGGCGCTGTCGGTGCTGGCGGTGAAGGGGCTGGACAAGGCCCAGGCAGGCTCCGCCTCGGCGTTGATCTCGATGTTGCGCAACCTGGGCGGCGCGTTGGGCACGGCGTTGCTCACGCAGCTGGTGTCGCAGCGTGAGCGCTTTCATTCGGTGCGGGTGGGGGAGGGGCTGACACCCTTCGATGCCGCGCTGCAGGCGCGCCTGCCGGGGGGCATGGTCGACCCGCAGTCGCCCGAGGTGATGCAGGCCCTGGCGCTGATCGACCGGAGCGTGCGGGAGCAGGCCTACCTGATGGCCTACTCGGATGCCTTCTACCTGTCTTGCGTGGCGCTGCTGGGGTGTGCGTTTGCAGCGTTGCTGCTGCGTAACCGCTAG
- a CDS encoding GNAT family N-acetyltransferase — MSLTIRPAVRGDAQQILAFITELADYERARHEVVATLTDIEHSLFDEGSTVRSLMCERDGQAIGFAVYFYSYSTWLGRNGIYLEDLYVTPEQRGDGAGRKLLRHIAREALANNCGRLEWSVLDWNEPAIGFYQSLGAQPQDEWVRYRLDGERLRQFAEG; from the coding sequence ATGAGCTTGACCATCCGCCCTGCGGTGCGCGGCGATGCCCAGCAGATCCTCGCCTTCATCACCGAACTGGCCGACTACGAACGCGCCCGCCACGAAGTGGTGGCGACCCTCACCGATATCGAGCACAGCCTGTTCGACGAAGGCAGCACCGTGCGCAGCCTGATGTGCGAGCGCGACGGCCAGGCGATTGGCTTTGCCGTGTACTTCTACAGCTATTCCACCTGGCTGGGGCGTAATGGCATTTACCTGGAAGACCTCTACGTGACGCCCGAGCAACGCGGCGACGGCGCCGGGCGCAAGCTGTTGCGGCACATTGCCCGTGAAGCGCTGGCGAACAACTGCGGGCGCCTGGAGTGGAGCGTGCTGGACTGGAACGAACCGGCGATCGGTTTCTACCAGTCGCTGGGGGCGCAGCCGCAGGATGAATGGGTTCGCTACCGGTTGGACGGCGAGCGGTTGCGGCAGTTTGCCGAAGGGTGA